Proteins encoded in a region of the Nocardia asteroides genome:
- a CDS encoding recombinase family protein: MARFGYARVSTRGQKDDSQIDALTASRCERIWVDKASGKLARRPEWDKCFEHLRRGDELVITRLSRPFRSVRHMTELAAALDERGIDLIVLKQGIDTTTPAGRFLFHVIAAMDEMTADLISEGTLEGLQSARARGRIGGRPPALTELQALKAREMYDELDHHGKRKYTVTQIADTFSVSRKTIYRHLTTT; this comes from the coding sequence ATGGCACGGTTCGGATACGCGCGGGTCTCCACCCGCGGGCAGAAAGACGACTCCCAGATCGACGCCCTCACCGCCTCCAGGTGCGAACGGATCTGGGTGGACAAGGCCTCCGGCAAACTCGCCCGCCGCCCCGAGTGGGACAAATGCTTCGAACACCTACGACGCGGTGACGAACTGGTCATCACCCGGCTGTCGCGGCCGTTCCGGTCGGTGCGGCACATGACCGAACTCGCCGCCGCACTCGACGAACGCGGCATCGACCTCATCGTGCTCAAACAAGGCATCGACACCACCACCCCCGCCGGACGGTTCCTGTTCCACGTCATCGCCGCCATGGACGAGATGACCGCCGACCTCATCAGCGAAGGAACCCTCGAAGGCCTGCAATCCGCGCGAGCCCGCGGCCGTATCGGCGGCCGACCACCCGCCCTGACCGAACTGCAGGCTCTCAAAGCCCGCGAGATGTACGACGAACTCGACCACCACGGCAAACGCAAATACACCGTCACCCAGATCGCCGACACCTTCAGCGTCTCCCGCAAGACCATCTACCGCCACCTGACCACAACCTGA
- a CDS encoding ISL3 family transposase yields the protein MFSGLSPLLVEEVSDEGSWIGVRARTPGGPAACPGCGAVSGKVHSYHQRTVVDLPLDGRAVHVRVQVRRLVCPTIGCRNTFREQVPGVLERYQRRTTRLTGQIRSVVRELAGRAGARLLARLAIGLSRHTAVRVLMGIPLPERPVPAAVSVDDFALRRRHRYGTVVIDPVTHDRIDVLADRKADTLAVWLSEHPHVQVVVRDGSTTYAEAVRRALPTAMQVSDRWHLWHGLAQVVEKTVVAHSACWSAAAPKYRQVKGGATTLQRWHAVHELPDRGVGLLDCSRRLGVSLNTVKRYARAPEPQRLRRPPQYRPCLVDPYRDHLRARRAADPGVPVLQLFAEIKVLGYAGGLNLLYRYVNQGRLDGDRIAISPKRVASWILTRPADLPDPRRAHLDEIAAACPEMTALVDLVREFAQLMTERRGSDLDSWVEQVREAGLTEFNPFLTGLDQDHDAAVAGLTLPYTNGPCEGVNTKTKLIKRQMYGRAGCRLLRHRILLG from the coding sequence ATGTTTTCGGGTTTGTCGCCGTTGTTGGTGGAGGAGGTGAGCGACGAGGGCTCCTGGATTGGGGTACGCGCTCGGACCCCCGGTGGTCCAGCGGCCTGCCCGGGCTGCGGTGCTGTTTCGGGCAAGGTGCACAGCTACCACCAGCGCACCGTCGTCGACCTGCCGCTCGACGGCCGTGCAGTGCACGTGCGAGTGCAGGTGCGGCGGTTGGTGTGCCCGACCATAGGCTGTCGCAACACCTTTCGTGAGCAGGTACCCGGTGTGCTGGAGCGCTACCAGCGGCGCACCACGCGCCTGACCGGTCAGATTCGATCGGTGGTGCGGGAGCTGGCCGGACGCGCCGGAGCCCGGCTGCTGGCGCGACTCGCAATCGGGCTGTCGCGCCACACGGCGGTGCGGGTGCTGATGGGTATCCCGCTGCCCGAGCGGCCGGTGCCGGCCGCGGTGAGCGTGGACGATTTCGCGTTGCGGCGCCGCCACCGCTACGGCACGGTGGTGATCGACCCGGTCACCCACGACCGCATCGACGTGCTGGCCGACCGGAAAGCCGACACCCTGGCCGTGTGGCTGAGCGAGCACCCGCACGTGCAGGTCGTTGTCCGTGACGGCTCCACCACCTATGCCGAGGCCGTGCGCCGGGCCCTGCCCACCGCGATGCAGGTCAGCGACCGCTGGCACCTGTGGCACGGGCTGGCGCAGGTGGTCGAGAAGACGGTGGTCGCCCACAGCGCCTGCTGGTCGGCCGCAGCACCGAAGTATCGACAGGTCAAGGGCGGCGCCACCACCCTGCAACGCTGGCACGCCGTGCACGAGCTGCCCGATCGAGGGGTCGGACTGCTGGACTGCTCACGCCGGTTGGGCGTGTCGCTGAACACGGTCAAACGCTACGCCCGTGCGCCCGAGCCGCAGCGTCTGCGCCGCCCGCCGCAGTACCGGCCCTGCCTGGTCGACCCCTACCGCGACCACCTGCGCGCCCGCCGCGCCGCCGACCCCGGAGTACCGGTCCTGCAACTATTCGCCGAGATCAAAGTTCTCGGCTACGCCGGAGGGCTGAACCTACTCTACCGCTACGTCAACCAGGGACGCCTCGACGGCGACCGAATCGCGATCTCGCCCAAACGCGTGGCCAGCTGGATCCTGACCCGACCGGCCGACCTGCCCGATCCCCGCCGCGCTCATCTCGACGAGATCGCCGCCGCGTGCCCGGAGATGACCGCCCTGGTCGACCTCGTCCGGGAGTTCGCCCAACTCATGACCGAGCGCCGCGGCAGCGACCTCGACAGCTGGGTCGAGCAGGTCCGCGAAGCCGGCCTGACCGAATTCAACCCGTTCCTCACCGGCCTCGACCAAGACCACGACGCTGCCGTCGCCGGTTTGACCCTGCCCTACACCAACGGTCCCTGCGAGGGCGTCAATACGAAAACGAAGCTGATCAAACGGCAGATGTACGGCCGCGCCGGCTGTCGGCTACTCCGACACCGAATCCTGCTGGGATAG
- a CDS encoding ISL3 family transposase: MFSGLSALVIEEVVEEGWRLVVRARTAPGPAVCSRCGEESEKVHSYHHRTVADLPADGRVVIVRVRVRRLVCPRPQCCRTFREQVPGLLERYQRRTTRLTGQVRAIVKELAGRAAVRVLAALPVRLSRHTAVRVLLAIPLPHRPVPRVVSVDDFALRRRNRYGTAVIDAVTHQRIDVLADRKSETLETWLRNNPGVEVVVRDGSATYAEAIRRARPAALQVSDRWHLWHGLARSVREVVAAHGRCWAAAGPKRQTLTRETTTLERWHAVHDLLDQGVGLLDCARRLGLALNTVKRYARASEPDQLRRPPYYRACLVDPFRDHLRQRRTEQPGVPVLHLFHEIKALGYTGGLNLLHKYLNQGRAESDRICPSPRRLTSWIMSRPTDLPSGRRAHLDELVGACPEMTDLARLVGEFAAILTERRGGDLDEWMMQVREAGLTELGPLLRGLDQDHDAAVAGLTVPYSNGPIEGVNTQTKLIKRQMYGRACFQLLRRCLMWRISSAS; the protein is encoded by the coding sequence ATGTTCTCGGGTTTGTCGGCGCTGGTGATCGAGGAGGTTGTCGAGGAGGGCTGGAGGCTCGTAGTGCGGGCCCGGACAGCGCCCGGCCCGGCGGTGTGCTCACGCTGTGGTGAGGAGTCGGAGAAAGTCCACAGCTACCACCACCGGACCGTCGCCGACCTGCCCGCCGACGGTCGCGTGGTGATCGTCCGGGTACGGGTTCGACGACTGGTTTGCCCGAGACCGCAGTGCTGCAGGACTTTCCGTGAACAGGTTCCCGGGCTGCTCGAACGCTACCAACGGCGAACGACCCGACTGACCGGCCAGGTGCGGGCGATCGTGAAAGAACTGGCTGGTCGGGCTGCGGTCCGCGTGCTGGCCGCGTTGCCGGTTCGATTGTCCCGACATACCGCGGTGCGGGTACTGCTGGCGATCCCGCTGCCGCACCGGCCGGTCCCGCGGGTGGTCAGCGTGGACGACTTCGCCCTGCGCCGCCGAAACCGTTACGGCACAGCGGTCATCGACGCTGTCACTCACCAACGGATCGACGTCCTGGCCGACCGCAAGTCCGAAACCCTCGAAACATGGCTGCGGAACAATCCTGGCGTCGAGGTCGTCGTCCGCGACGGATCGGCCACCTATGCCGAAGCGATCCGCCGCGCGCGGCCCGCCGCACTGCAGGTCAGCGACCGCTGGCATCTGTGGCACGGTCTGGCCCGATCGGTGAGGGAAGTCGTCGCCGCGCACGGCCGATGCTGGGCCGCGGCCGGCCCGAAACGGCAAACACTCACCCGCGAGACCACCACGTTGGAACGCTGGCATGCGGTGCACGATCTGCTCGATCAAGGTGTCGGACTGCTGGACTGCGCCCGGCGTCTGGGCCTGGCGTTGAACACGGTGAAACGCTACGCCCGCGCATCCGAGCCGGACCAGCTGCGCCGCCCACCGTATTACCGGGCCTGCCTTGTCGACCCCTTCCGCGACCACTTGCGGCAGCGTCGCACCGAACAGCCCGGTGTCCCGGTCCTTCACCTGTTCCACGAGATCAAAGCGCTCGGTTACACCGGCGGCCTGAACCTGCTGCACAAATACCTCAACCAGGGGCGCGCCGAGAGCGACCGCATCTGCCCCTCACCGCGTCGGCTGACTTCGTGGATAATGAGCCGGCCGACCGATCTCCCCTCCGGACGCCGCGCTCATCTGGACGAACTTGTCGGGGCATGTCCCGAGATGACCGACCTGGCACGGCTCGTCGGCGAGTTCGCAGCGATCCTGACCGAACGTCGCGGTGGCGATCTCGACGAGTGGATGATGCAGGTTCGCGAGGCCGGGCTGACCGAACTCGGCCCTCTCCTTCGCGGCCTCGACCAGGACCACGACGCCGCGGTCGCCGGCCTGACCGTGCCCTACAGCAACGGCCCGATCGAAGGCGTCAACACCCAAACCAAACTGATCAAGCGACAAATGTATGGCCGGGCCTGTTTTCAGCTACTTAGACGATGTCTCATGTGGCGTATTTCGTCAGCTTCTTGA
- a CDS encoding site-specific integrase: MRPTEVAGLAGFGGLVPGGARLHLVDGVALLRPEEQVFEAMLAGFANQQLARNLARTTVEGRENTVKAFTAYVNAFPWQWTPAMVDEWLGDLRSLRDLKRSTIRSYCEAVRSFCHFVTDPLYEWPATCEERLGTHPIQIVHEWNTAVHAQDTESDPKKRAFTKAELHAFFEHADNQVARIRAFGRKGWLPAFRDAALLKTSYSFGLRRNEIRMLDAADFGVNPHAREFGQFGRCQVRYGKAKKGSPPKRRGVLTVWDWTAEVLDEWFTEIRPLFGVDGNLAAWPSEGGLRIGCQRLNSRFVAYRDALGLDKVLDLHSLRRSYVTHLIEDGWDPRFVQEQVGHEHASTTSIYTCVSSDFRTRTLRRQLDATIAAALDSRKGMNA; the protein is encoded by the coding sequence ATGCGACCGACGGAGGTGGCCGGTTTGGCGGGTTTCGGCGGTTTGGTGCCGGGTGGTGCGCGGCTGCACCTGGTCGACGGTGTCGCGCTGTTGCGGCCGGAGGAGCAAGTGTTCGAAGCGATGCTGGCGGGGTTCGCCAATCAGCAGCTCGCCCGGAATCTGGCTCGCACGACGGTGGAGGGCCGGGAGAACACGGTGAAGGCGTTCACCGCCTACGTCAACGCTTTCCCGTGGCAGTGGACCCCGGCGATGGTCGATGAATGGCTGGGTGACCTGCGGTCGTTGCGGGATCTGAAGCGGTCGACGATCCGATCCTATTGCGAGGCGGTCCGGTCGTTCTGCCATTTCGTGACCGATCCGCTCTACGAGTGGCCGGCCACCTGCGAGGAACGGCTCGGCACTCATCCGATTCAGATCGTGCACGAGTGGAACACCGCGGTCCATGCCCAGGACACCGAGTCCGACCCGAAGAAGCGGGCGTTCACCAAGGCCGAGTTGCACGCGTTCTTCGAGCACGCCGACAACCAGGTCGCGCGGATCCGTGCGTTCGGCCGCAAGGGTTGGCTACCCGCGTTCCGGGACGCGGCGCTGTTAAAAACCTCATACTCGTTCGGTTTGCGGCGCAACGAGATCCGGATGCTCGACGCGGCCGACTTCGGGGTCAACCCGCACGCACGGGAGTTCGGCCAGTTCGGTCGCTGCCAGGTGCGCTACGGCAAGGCGAAGAAGGGTTCGCCGCCGAAACGTCGTGGCGTGCTGACGGTCTGGGACTGGACTGCCGAGGTGCTCGATGAGTGGTTCACCGAGATCCGTCCGTTGTTCGGCGTCGACGGCAACCTGGCAGCCTGGCCGTCCGAGGGCGGACTGAGGATCGGCTGCCAGCGCCTGAACTCCCGCTTCGTCGCCTACCGGGACGCACTCGGCCTGGACAAGGTCCTGGACCTGCACAGTCTGCGGCGATCGTATGTGACGCATCTGATCGAGGACGGCTGGGATCCTCGGTTCGTGCAGGAACAGGTCGGCCACGAGCACGCGTCCACGACCTCGATCTACACCTGCGTGTCCTCGGACTTCCGCACCCGCACCCTGCGCCGCCAGCTCGACGCCACCATCGCCGCCGCCCTGGACTCCCGGAAGGGGATGAACGCATGA
- a CDS encoding helix-turn-helix domain-containing protein, giving the protein MKRTVGYTWHLRELMATRGRFNATELFPLLHERGINLSASQVQRLVSGTPERLSLQVLSALCDILGCTPADLVTTTAENAGVSRTATDGLPGPVPASVAKLRPRAARSQTRTLAVAEPLALDGDALDPIGGGGALVGYGRVSTRGQLLDRQIAALTAAGCQRIFTGCDSWRQAAQSHLSGASGRNTLVVCTFRARCSAAPHSNGRIRILPGIVMTNGSSRPVPATSWPTPSSKPAHTGSPRKACGRPMPLILDTSMSATGPGPSTTAAGPWSVNCSRSPAWLNPRRTINLVPSGWGSMSSVPGTGTALVPNSSTIPGRFPKRPRGCGARFGNSR; this is encoded by the coding sequence ATGAAACGAACCGTCGGCTACACCTGGCACCTGCGCGAACTGATGGCCACCCGCGGCAGGTTCAACGCCACCGAACTGTTCCCTCTTCTGCACGAGCGCGGCATCAACTTGTCCGCCTCCCAAGTCCAGCGCCTGGTCTCGGGAACACCGGAAAGGCTTTCTCTTCAGGTACTTTCGGCGCTCTGCGACATTCTCGGCTGCACTCCCGCCGATCTGGTCACCACCACCGCCGAGAACGCCGGGGTCAGCCGCACCGCCACCGACGGCCTGCCCGGCCCGGTCCCGGCGAGCGTCGCGAAGCTGCGCCCGCGGGCGGCCCGGAGCCAAACCCGCACCCTCGCCGTCGCCGAACCGCTTGCCCTCGATGGTGATGCGCTCGATCCGATCGGCGGTGGCGGCGCTCTCGTCGGATACGGGCGGGTGTCGACCAGGGGCCAGCTGCTCGACCGTCAGATCGCCGCGCTCACCGCGGCCGGATGCCAGCGGATCTTCACCGGATGCGACTCATGGAGACAGGCGGCGCAATCTCACCTGTCCGGCGCCTCAGGGCGAAATACGCTGGTGGTGTGTACATTCCGTGCGCGGTGTTCCGCCGCACCCCACTCGAACGGGCGGATCAGGATCTTGCCTGGCATCGTGATGACCAATGGTTCTTCGCGGCCGGTGCCTGCCACATCCTGGCCTACGCCTTCCTCGAAACCCGCTCACACCGGTTCACCGCGAAAGGCCTGTGGCCGGCCGATGCCGCTGATCCTGGACACGTCTATGTCAGCAACGGGACCTGGGCCTTCGACCACTGCGGCTGGACCCTGGAGCGTGAACTGCTCGCGGTCTCCCGCGTGGTTGAACCCGCGGCGAACTATCAATCTCGTGCCATCCGGATGGGGCTCGATGAGCTCTGTGCCAGGCACTGGCACCGCACTCGTGCCGAATTCCTCCACGATCCCTGGCCGCTTTCCGAAGCGCCCGCGGGGCTGCGGGGCGAGGTTCGGGAATTCGCGATAG
- a CDS encoding alpha/beta hydrolase, with product MSIRTTIPTVAQRRVTVSTRDGVALAVREYGPRDADLTVVLLHGHCLRSESWTYVRDALLRRYPDARVVCYDHRGHGDSAAASRKTYNLAQLGRDLQDVLDAVAPTGPVVLVGHSMGGMTVLTYAARYPHEIGTRIVGVALLATAASGLADAGLGRLLRNPVVSAFQAAVRRAPGLMHHAKPVACTLFAPVIRAAEFGDRKVSPRVLALAHAMRNETPIVTMASFLSEFTVYDRTDALAVLSRIPTLVLCGCSDLMTPPSHSVAMAAAVEYADLVMVEGAGHSVILEQPDQVADAINRLMTRTGDPDRAAAAHLTLVA from the coding sequence ATGTCCATCCGCACCACCATCCCCACCGTGGCCCAACGGCGTGTCACGGTCTCGACCCGAGACGGCGTCGCTCTCGCGGTTCGGGAGTACGGTCCGCGCGATGCCGACCTCACCGTCGTCCTCCTGCACGGCCATTGCCTGCGCAGTGAGTCCTGGACCTACGTCCGCGACGCGCTGCTGCGCCGATACCCCGACGCCCGGGTGGTCTGCTATGACCATCGCGGACACGGCGACTCCGCCGCAGCGTCCCGCAAGACCTACAACCTCGCCCAGCTCGGCCGCGACCTGCAGGACGTTCTCGACGCGGTCGCCCCCACCGGACCGGTCGTCCTCGTCGGCCACTCGATGGGCGGCATGACCGTGCTGACCTACGCCGCACGGTACCCGCACGAGATCGGCACTCGTATCGTGGGCGTCGCGCTCCTGGCGACCGCCGCGAGCGGGCTCGCCGACGCGGGCCTCGGCCGGCTCCTGCGTAACCCGGTCGTCTCCGCGTTCCAGGCGGCCGTCCGCCGCGCCCCGGGCCTGATGCACCACGCGAAACCTGTAGCCTGCACACTCTTCGCCCCCGTCATCCGTGCCGCCGAGTTCGGCGATCGCAAGGTCAGCCCGCGGGTGCTGGCGCTGGCCCACGCGATGCGCAACGAGACGCCGATCGTCACGATGGCGAGTTTCCTGAGCGAATTCACGGTCTACGACCGGACCGACGCGCTCGCGGTCCTCTCGCGGATCCCCACGCTGGTGCTGTGCGGCTGCAGCGACCTGATGACGCCGCCGTCGCACTCGGTCGCGATGGCCGCGGCCGTCGAGTACGCCGACCTCGTGATGGTCGAGGGCGCCGGGCACTCGGTGATTCTCGAGCAGCCCGACCAGGTCGCCGACGCCATCAACCGCCTCATGACCCGAACAGGCGATCCCGACCGGGCCGCGGCCGCTCACCTCACCCTCGTCGCCTAA
- a CDS encoding AsnC family transcriptional regulator, whose amino-acid sequence MPRPRSRDSADRSRLDGRAPFTIIGAALGVSDQTVARRYRKLRSTGALRVLGLTDARRLGHVEWLVCLRCVPGAAEPIATALAAQTPPGSASPRAAPRSSALHEPAATSPATAGCGANCPAHHEWSPSPRTASSACSSAARPAGTADPNPPSIDASNTSDTPARSSSTSTSTPAYSASPAKPCCGYPSHPAKLADLGATLATHPEVAFAAATTGPTNLVALSTPWPVTVPVSGSLPAPAGRGL is encoded by the coding sequence ATGCCGCGACCCCGATCGAGGGATTCGGCAGATAGATCACGACTCGACGGCCGCGCGCCGTTCACGATCATCGGCGCGGCGCTCGGCGTGTCCGACCAAACCGTCGCCCGCCGTTACCGCAAACTGCGCTCCACCGGGGCGCTGCGCGTACTCGGTCTCACCGACGCCCGCCGACTCGGGCACGTCGAATGGCTTGTCTGCCTGCGATGCGTACCCGGCGCGGCCGAACCCATCGCCACCGCGCTCGCCGCCCAGACACCTCCTGGGTCAGCCTCACCTCGGGCGGCACCGAGATCGTCTGCTTTACACGAACCCGCGGCCACCAGCCCCGCGACAGCTGGCTGTGGGGCAAACTGCCCCGCACACCACGAGTGGTCGCCGTCACCGCGCACTGCCTCCTCCGCATGTTCTTCGGCGGCGCGACCGGCTGGAACGGCAGATCCGAATCCACCATCCATCGACGCCTCGAACACCTCCGACACCCCGGCACGCTCTTCTTCGACGTCGACATCGACCCCCGCCTACTCGGCTTCACCTGCGAAGCCATGCTGTGGCTATCCGTCCCACCCCGCCAAACTCGCCGACCTCGGAGCCACCCTCGCCACCCACCCCGAAGTCGCCTTCGCCGCCGCCACCACCGGACCGACCAACCTCGTCGCCCTCTCGACGCCCTGGCCGGTTACGGTGCCGGTCTCTGGATCGCTACCGGCGCCCGCCGGCCGAGGACTCTGA
- a CDS encoding dihydrofolate reductase family protein produces the protein MRTLAITQNITVDGAIEMLGDWFDPQGQGGADNSDLLAELHKQDSEADGLLLGRNTFTDFRGYWPNQTDDPTGIADYLNQVHKYVVSATMTDPGWDNSTILSGDLVAEVRALKEQAGRDIVVTGSITLCHALIAAGVVDEYRLFTYPTVQGRGRRLFPDGVELPALTLLDSKAFRGGVTYTRYAAA, from the coding sequence ATGCGGACGTTGGCGATCACCCAGAACATCACTGTCGACGGGGCGATCGAGATGCTCGGCGACTGGTTCGACCCGCAGGGACAGGGCGGTGCCGATAATTCCGATCTTCTTGCGGAGCTGCACAAACAGGACAGCGAGGCGGACGGGCTGCTGCTCGGCCGCAATACCTTTACGGACTTTCGCGGCTATTGGCCCAACCAGACCGACGACCCGACGGGCATCGCCGACTACCTCAACCAGGTGCACAAGTACGTCGTCTCGGCAACGATGACCGATCCGGGCTGGGACAACTCGACGATTCTGTCGGGCGACCTCGTCGCTGAGGTTCGCGCGCTGAAGGAGCAGGCCGGCCGCGACATCGTGGTCACCGGCAGTATCACGCTGTGTCACGCCCTGATCGCTGCGGGCGTTGTGGACGAGTATCGACTCTTCACCTACCCGACCGTGCAAGGCCGCGGCAGGCGACTGTTTCCCGACGGCGTCGAACTGCCCGCCCTGACGCTGCTCGACAGCAAGGCGTTTCGCGGGGGCGTCACCTACACCCGCTACGCTGCGGCCTGA
- a CDS encoding PTS sugar transporter subunit IIA, translating to MRAPAAPGSIIAVYAQTASGSFLGVTLSVVGAATVTFLVAVLLLKTDRVTDEPDLAEATAAMEAMKGMRSIASAALSSNDTVAISTISSIVFACDAGMGSSAMGASVLRRKIQSAGFAEVSVVNQAISNLTDSYDLVVTHTDLADRARERTPSAIHVTIDDFMNSPEYDEIVAMIARANRVSAPVDDEPVQKDPTAGTDVLALDSIVLSGQAGTRADAINEAGLLLVAVGAVDASYVDSMHERERSISTYMGNGLAIPHGTNAAKTEVRHTGISLLRYPEAIDWNGKPVEFVIGIAATGDDHLALLNRIAQVFVDGDQVARLRAARTTDEVKAVLDPGHD from the coding sequence TTGCGCGCGCCCGCCGCGCCCGGATCGATCATTGCGGTGTATGCGCAGACTGCCAGCGGCAGCTTTCTCGGAGTCACGCTGTCCGTCGTCGGCGCGGCGACCGTGACGTTTCTGGTCGCTGTTCTCCTGCTGAAAACAGACCGCGTCACCGACGAACCCGACCTGGCCGAAGCCACCGCAGCCATGGAGGCGATGAAAGGCATGCGTTCCATTGCCTCCGCCGCGCTCTCGTCGAACGACACGGTCGCCATATCAACTATTTCCAGCATTGTTTTCGCTTGTGATGCCGGCATGGGCTCCTCCGCCATGGGTGCCTCCGTACTGCGAAGGAAGATCCAGAGCGCAGGATTCGCTGAGGTCAGCGTCGTCAACCAGGCGATCTCGAACCTTACCGACAGCTATGACCTGGTTGTCACCCACACGGACCTGGCCGACCGGGCACGGGAGCGGACGCCCTCGGCCATTCACGTCACTATCGATGACTTCATGAACAGTCCCGAGTACGACGAGATCGTCGCCATGATCGCACGTGCCAACCGGGTCAGTGCCCCGGTGGACGACGAGCCGGTCCAGAAAGACCCGACCGCAGGCACCGACGTGCTCGCCCTCGACTCGATTGTGCTGTCCGGTCAGGCCGGCACCAGGGCCGACGCCATCAACGAGGCCGGCCTACTGCTGGTCGCCGTAGGCGCAGTCGACGCGTCGTACGTCGACTCCATGCATGAGCGGGAACGATCGATCTCCACTTACATGGGCAACGGGCTTGCGATTCCGCACGGCACAAATGCTGCGAAAACCGAGGTTCGCCATACGGGGATATCGCTCCTGCGCTACCCAGAGGCCATCGACTGGAACGGCAAGCCGGTCGAGTTCGTCATCGGTATCGCGGCGACCGGGGACGATCATCTGGCTCTGCTGAACCGCATCGCACAGGTCTTCGTGGATGGGGACCAGGTTGCGCGCCTCCGTGCCGCGCGGACGACCGATGAGGTCAAAGCGGTCCTCGATCCCGGTCACGATTGA
- a CDS encoding helix-turn-helix domain-containing protein: MGRIAFLLLALFAKMERTFTAERAAHARAVAEAKGRRIGRPAAHPDDRIDYARLLREQGRSLGEIATKTGIPKTSLHRYLTATTSER; this comes from the coding sequence ATGGGGCGCATCGCGTTCCTGCTACTAGCATTGTTCGCGAAGATGGAACGCACCTTCACCGCCGAACGCGCCGCCCACGCCCGTGCCGTCGCCGAAGCCAAAGGCCGCCGCATCGGACGGCCCGCCGCCCATCCCGACGACAGAATCGACTACGCCCGCCTCCTGCGCGAACAAGGACGCAGCCTCGGCGAAATCGCAACCAAGACCGGGATACCGAAAACCTCCCTGCATCGATACCTCACTGCCACGACAAGCGAACGATGA
- a CDS encoding TetR/AcrR family transcriptional regulator: MSHVVRQHPRQRRSKDTVDVLLEAAAQMFTREGLTATTNRIAERAGVSIGTLYQYFPDKHAMLHTLAMRHLSQGGERLGQVSISLRTTEPPFEETMRAIVDVVVDLHRDRPALHALLHRVAARLPGELAALLAFEDYLVDEIGYHLERCGRGGDDAALTARTLVHAVDAQVHRVLTRHELTTDEVMVLVHRLTPGIGE; encoded by the coding sequence ATGAGCCACGTCGTACGCCAGCACCCGAGGCAGCGACGGTCCAAGGACACCGTGGACGTGCTGCTGGAGGCCGCGGCCCAGATGTTCACCCGCGAGGGGTTGACCGCGACGACCAACCGGATCGCCGAACGCGCCGGCGTCTCGATCGGAACGCTATATCAGTACTTCCCGGACAAGCACGCGATGCTTCACACGCTGGCCATGCGGCATCTTTCCCAGGGAGGTGAGCGACTCGGTCAGGTGTCCATCAGCCTCCGGACGACCGAGCCGCCGTTCGAGGAGACCATGCGCGCGATCGTCGATGTCGTTGTCGACCTGCATCGCGACCGGCCCGCTCTGCACGCCCTCCTGCATCGGGTCGCCGCACGGCTGCCTGGGGAGCTAGCGGCCTTGCTCGCATTCGAGGACTATCTCGTTGATGAGATCGGCTATCACCTCGAGCGTTGCGGCCGTGGTGGCGACGATGCGGCGCTGACGGCACGGACGCTGGTCCATGCCGTCGATGCGCAGGTGCATCGGGTTCTCACTCGGCACGAACTCACAACCGATGAGGTGATGGTGCTCGTGCACAGGCTCACTCCCGGAATCGGGGAATGA